One window of Quercus robur chromosome 5, dhQueRobu3.1, whole genome shotgun sequence genomic DNA carries:
- the LOC126729094 gene encoding ABC transporter G family member 32-like: MVGDHMEIEVIELQAQEQKLVLDRLVTSVDDDPKRFFQRMRSRFDAVDLEFPKIEVRFQNFTVESFVHVGSRALPTIPNYVTNMAEAFLRQLRLYRGQRSKLTILDGISGLIRPSR, from the exons ATGGTTGGAGATCACATGGAGATTGAGGTCATTGAGCTCCAAGCTCAGGAGCAAAAGCTCGTGCTTGATCGACTCGTTACCTCCGTCGATGACGACCCCAAGCGATTCTTCCAACGCATGAGAAGCCGATTTGACgc AGTAGATTTGGAGTTTCCAAAGATTGAGGTTCGATTTCAGAATTTTACAGTTGAATCATTCGTCCACGTTGGAAGCAGAGCACTGCCAACAATTCCCAATTATGTTACTAACATGGCTGAG GCATTTTTAAGGCAGTTGCGTCTATACCGGGGACAGAGAAGCAAGTTGACAATTTTAGACGGTATTAGTGGGTTAATTAGACCATCAAGGTGA